A single window of Metallosphaera hakonensis JCM 8857 = DSM 7519 DNA harbors:
- a CDS encoding acyl-CoA thioesterase — protein MLKVSDTTVRTINLVHYQQTNFMGRLHGGDMLRFLADAGMLASMKVSKGLAVLASLDQVLFKKGASLGDIVEVDARVLYVGNTSMEVEMRAFRGSDIIVTASGTYVKVDRDFRPSPVNQNVIPDSQEEKIAVEQAIIRRNSKKEKIKNKNEVICSEDPTNFLRHRLGNTFFVGPTMTYDGRIISAGTLLKAMDDLGGALALRYNGMENYRPNQDGVVTVAVSDIFFYSPIRLGDIIEMNAGITYVGKTSVDILINVNRLDVSNGDCKHVTTAYFTYVRVDPEGNKKEIPPYVPQNPHEIELWKESVRRRGRV, from the coding sequence TTGTTAAAGGTGAGCGATACAACAGTTAGAACAATTAATTTGGTTCACTATCAACAGACTAACTTCATGGGGAGACTTCACGGGGGAGATATGCTACGGTTCCTAGCAGATGCCGGAATGTTAGCCTCCATGAAAGTTAGTAAGGGGCTTGCTGTATTGGCTTCGTTGGATCAGGTTCTTTTCAAGAAAGGTGCTAGTCTAGGGGATATAGTGGAGGTTGATGCTAGGGTTCTATATGTTGGTAATACATCGATGGAAGTTGAGATGAGAGCCTTTAGGGGTTCAGATATTATCGTTACCGCCAGTGGCACATACGTCAAGGTAGACCGAGACTTTAGACCGTCTCCAGTTAATCAGAATGTGATTCCCGATTCACAGGAGGAGAAAATTGCAGTGGAACAAGCAATAATACGTAGAAATTCCAAAAAAGAAAAAATTAAGAATAAGAATGAAGTAATTTGTTCTGAAGACCCAACTAATTTTCTAAGGCATCGCCTGGGTAATACGTTCTTTGTGGGACCTACAATGACATATGACGGTAGGATTATCTCTGCAGGAACCCTTTTGAAGGCCATGGATGACTTGGGAGGTGCGTTGGCTCTAAGGTACAACGGTATGGAGAATTACAGACCTAATCAAGACGGTGTTGTTACAGTAGCAGTTTCTGATATCTTCTTTTACTCACCGATTAGGCTCGGAGACATTATAGAAATGAACGCTGGAATAACCTACGTTGGTAAAACCTCTGTTGATATTTTAATAAACGTTAATAGGTTAGATGTGTCCAACGGGGATTGCAAACATGTTACTACTGCTTACTTTACATACGTTAGAGTTGATCCAGAGGGAAACAAGAAGGAAATACCACCTTATGTTCCGCAAAACCCTCACGAAATAGAGCTTTGGAAGGAGTCAGTAAGAAGAAGAGGGAGAGTTTAG
- a CDS encoding SLC13 family permease, with the protein MNFLALVAVLVTYGLIASRKITGIPPWASMFFGGVMMIIIGVLSPAEALNAINLDVILFLITLFSFASALEVSGFLRYLGFYIVNKLKSPSRTLFGVLLFSGLLSNLVTNDGISASWTPVILESSKRLGVDEKPFLYALAFGVTIGSVMFPTGNPQNLLIALDAGIKDPFIVFLSLLAIPTIVNLIISYPIMLILFKKELRTKDPSISQQERIEDPFTAYLSLGLLLITIVLFFVLSFIGMDILLGSLTTSSILILISSRRREIVRRMDWPTIIFFIGLFIFTAGMSKSGVLNLIISLLPAPSSIFTIMLGSVLVSQLLSNVPLVAIYIPLMMSSGATSPIDWIALAAGSTIAGNFTLIGAASNVIISESSESRGGKGFGFLEFIKNSIPVLIVNFLVLYLFLTLHSFLRL; encoded by the coding sequence ATGAACTTTTTAGCACTGGTGGCCGTGTTAGTCACATATGGGCTAATTGCATCCAGAAAAATAACTGGAATACCACCTTGGGCTTCGATGTTTTTTGGCGGAGTAATGATGATAATTATTGGTGTTTTATCGCCAGCAGAAGCCCTAAACGCAATAAACCTTGATGTAATTCTTTTTCTTATTACCTTGTTCTCGTTCGCCTCAGCTCTAGAAGTCTCCGGCTTCCTGAGATATCTAGGCTTTTACATCGTGAATAAACTCAAGAGCCCGTCAAGGACTTTATTTGGAGTTTTGCTTTTTTCAGGACTTCTGTCTAATCTAGTCACCAACGATGGGATTTCTGCAAGTTGGACTCCTGTAATATTGGAAAGCAGTAAGAGGCTGGGAGTTGATGAAAAACCATTCCTTTACGCGTTAGCATTTGGCGTAACAATAGGAAGTGTGATGTTTCCCACAGGGAACCCTCAGAACCTGTTAATAGCACTAGACGCAGGCATAAAGGATCCCTTCATTGTTTTCCTAAGTTTGTTAGCAATTCCAACCATCGTTAATTTGATAATATCCTACCCTATAATGCTAATTCTTTTCAAGAAAGAATTAAGGACAAAAGATCCAAGCATATCTCAGCAAGAGAGGATAGAAGATCCCTTTACAGCATATCTGTCCTTGGGACTTTTGTTAATTACAATTGTTCTATTCTTCGTATTAAGCTTCATTGGTATGGATATATTACTTGGCTCATTAACAACCTCCTCTATTTTAATTTTGATATCAAGTAGAAGGAGAGAAATAGTAAGACGAATGGATTGGCCCACAATTATTTTCTTCATAGGTCTGTTCATATTCACTGCCGGAATGAGCAAAAGTGGCGTACTGAACTTGATTATAAGTTTACTCCCCGCTCCTTCCTCGATATTTACAATAATGCTTGGGAGTGTTCTAGTTAGCCAACTGCTTAGCAACGTACCTTTAGTAGCTATCTATATACCCTTGATGATGTCATCAGGAGCTACGTCACCAATAGACTGGATAGCTCTGGCCGCAGGAAGTACCATCGCTGGTAACTTCACACTAATTGGTGCGGCTAGCAACGTGATTATATCGGAGTCTTCAGAAAGTAGAGGAGGCAAAGGATTTGGATTCCTGGAATTTATAAAAAACTCAATACCTGTTTTAATAGTGAACTTCCTTGTGCTGTACCTTTTTCTTACCCTTCACTCATTTCTTAGGTTGTAA
- a CDS encoding VWA domain-containing protein, giving the protein MSRTFPFSAIVGQEKLKKALLLVAVDPTITGVLIKGPKGVAKSTAVRALASLLPEIEVVADCPFSCDPHRKDKMCSRCRSRVETKEILPLTKRKKRIVELPVSATLDRVVGTLDIKRVLKEGDRGLEPGLLAQANRGILYIDEVNLLPDDVVNAILDSAASKVNIVEREGISVMHPADFILIGTMNPEEGELRPQLLDRFAISVEAESPSTPEELIEITKRVEEFERDPDGFLKKFEEKEAVLRAKVQNAIEILPKVKISDRHLDTLARTILSLSVSTRAMIAATKVSKALAALDGRDQVTDEDVEEALDLVLGHRKTDRSVSTQTTRKTTSEERNQGNLGDAGGDSKSNGEKAREMKNEEIRSTKIDLPKTKNEGTSFGKGGIFDHVTGKSQDGGFRLDLHLSLINMALNRRSWLEPEDLSFRQIKNQGAVPILLLLDASKSMDFSRRIVLAKSILNGLIVRAYQVRSKVGLISFSGTEAKYVVPFTRNLKKVSEYIEGVTAQGKTPMSMALSLAIRVTNRERRSRRNVSPLIFLISDGKANVSLGGNVTQELSELSEKLGKISKLTVVDTGSPFHPSFNRLISERSGGVLIHVKEFSWDLHK; this is encoded by the coding sequence ATGAGTAGAACTTTTCCATTCAGTGCCATAGTTGGTCAGGAGAAACTTAAGAAGGCCCTTTTACTGGTTGCCGTAGATCCAACTATTACAGGGGTCCTTATTAAGGGACCAAAGGGAGTTGCTAAATCCACTGCAGTAAGGGCGTTAGCTAGCCTCCTTCCCGAAATAGAAGTTGTGGCCGATTGCCCCTTCTCATGCGATCCGCATCGTAAGGACAAGATGTGTTCAAGGTGTAGGTCGAGAGTTGAAACTAAAGAGATCTTACCTCTAACTAAGAGGAAGAAGAGAATAGTGGAATTACCAGTTAGCGCTACGTTGGATAGGGTTGTTGGGACCCTTGATATTAAGAGGGTCTTGAAAGAGGGAGACAGGGGATTAGAACCAGGCCTATTAGCTCAAGCGAATAGAGGCATACTTTACATAGATGAAGTTAACCTGCTTCCAGATGACGTAGTTAATGCAATTCTGGACTCTGCTGCGTCCAAAGTGAACATCGTGGAAAGGGAGGGAATCTCGGTTATGCATCCTGCAGATTTCATTTTAATAGGAACAATGAATCCTGAAGAAGGGGAACTTAGACCTCAATTACTTGACAGGTTTGCCATATCAGTGGAGGCTGAGTCTCCTTCCACTCCGGAAGAGTTGATCGAAATAACTAAAAGAGTCGAGGAATTCGAAAGAGATCCAGACGGATTTCTCAAAAAATTTGAGGAAAAGGAGGCGGTTCTCAGAGCTAAGGTCCAGAACGCAATAGAGATCTTGCCTAAGGTGAAAATATCGGATCGTCATTTAGATACTTTGGCCAGAACAATCCTATCTTTGTCTGTAAGTACTAGGGCTATGATAGCTGCTACGAAGGTTTCAAAGGCCTTAGCTGCCTTGGACGGTAGAGATCAAGTAACAGACGAAGATGTTGAAGAAGCTCTAGATCTGGTTTTAGGACATAGGAAGACTGATAGGTCAGTTAGCACTCAGACTACTCGCAAGACAACCAGTGAGGAACGAAATCAAGGTAATTTGGGAGATGCAGGAGGCGATTCTAAATCTAATGGAGAGAAAGCTAGAGAAATGAAGAACGAGGAGATTCGATCAACGAAGATTGATCTTCCAAAAACAAAAAATGAAGGAACTAGCTTTGGCAAGGGCGGCATATTTGATCATGTGACAGGTAAATCACAGGACGGCGGGTTTCGTCTAGATTTACACCTATCCCTAATCAATATGGCCCTTAACAGAAGGTCCTGGCTTGAACCGGAGGATCTATCTTTCAGGCAGATCAAGAACCAAGGAGCAGTTCCCATTCTTCTACTCTTAGACGCGAGTAAGTCTATGGATTTCTCCAGGAGAATAGTTCTCGCAAAAAGTATCCTAAATGGTTTGATTGTTAGGGCTTATCAGGTGAGAAGTAAAGTTGGCTTGATTTCCTTCTCAGGAACGGAGGCAAAATACGTAGTTCCTTTTACAAGAAATTTGAAAAAGGTATCTGAGTACATCGAAGGAGTAACAGCTCAAGGAAAAACCCCCATGTCCATGGCCCTCTCCCTAGCCATAAGGGTCACCAATAGGGAGAGGAGATCTAGACGCAACGTATCCCCATTAATTTTCCTGATATCGGACGGAAAGGCTAACGTGTCTCTAGGAGGAAATGTAACCCAGGAGTTAAGCGAACTATCTGAAAAACTAGGTAAAATATCAAAGTTGACCGTTGTAGATACCGGTTCCCCCTTTCACCCTTCTTTCAATCGCTTAATCAGCGAGAGATCTGGGGGAGTTTTAATTCACGTTAAGGAGTTTTCATGGGATTTACACAAATAG
- a CDS encoding MFS transporter has protein sequence MPLLVTATTFLGIWYPVSLYSETKSIFLLGIATTLYNLNNAIGSYVWGDLLDRTKRRLEYGILLPSLLSLSAYLMNGQLNEGLIGYSLAGFTSALNSPLYSLILLENYSFEDVPKINSRLSQLTLIGNATGSISAIFVSSSVFPLLLCLTSIPLSVIALLGSKGKVNIDKPSRTRSIRELSGALLSFASFNFSAEIFFTAYVPFNYLMGNPESIIYVSYFLLYLADEGVYYLAGKWTNNREVFFMSFSIAGRALLVLTVSVLLKLGIRSGEYSVPVFMIFGSFYPLFGTSFFSFMFRNLKKNRGSIIGIFNAVEDIANIGGSSVVSFLGNDLGLDYLVAFYSFVLSAVTLYSFISKRLNSPSSSY, from the coding sequence TTGCCTCTATTGGTAACTGCCACAACATTCTTGGGAATTTGGTATCCTGTGAGTCTGTACTCGGAAACAAAATCCATTTTTCTCCTTGGGATCGCTACTACACTATATAATCTCAACAATGCCATCGGATCATATGTATGGGGGGATCTCTTAGATAGGACGAAAAGGAGACTCGAGTATGGTATACTTCTCCCATCTCTCCTATCCTTATCAGCCTACTTGATGAACGGTCAATTAAACGAGGGTCTCATTGGTTATTCTCTAGCGGGATTTACGTCGGCACTGAATTCTCCGCTTTACTCTCTAATTCTACTTGAAAACTATAGCTTTGAGGACGTCCCGAAGATAAACTCCCGACTATCTCAACTGACTCTGATAGGCAATGCTACAGGTAGTATCTCAGCAATATTTGTTAGTTCCTCAGTATTCCCCCTACTACTGTGCTTAACATCTATACCACTCAGTGTAATAGCCTTACTTGGTTCTAAGGGGAAAGTAAACATTGATAAACCCTCAAGAACGAGAAGTATAAGGGAGCTCTCAGGTGCCTTGCTATCGTTTGCATCTTTCAATTTTTCCGCTGAAATCTTCTTTACAGCCTATGTTCCATTCAACTACCTTATGGGAAATCCTGAATCTATTATTTACGTCAGCTATTTTCTATTGTATCTGGCTGATGAAGGTGTATACTATCTTGCGGGCAAGTGGACGAATAATAGGGAGGTCTTCTTCATGAGTTTCTCTATAGCGGGTAGGGCGTTACTCGTCTTAACAGTTTCCGTTTTGCTCAAACTCGGTATAAGGTCAGGCGAGTATAGCGTTCCGGTTTTCATGATCTTTGGCTCGTTCTACCCATTGTTCGGGACTTCATTCTTCTCATTCATGTTTAGAAATCTAAAGAAAAACCGAGGGTCCATCATTGGGATATTTAATGCAGTCGAGGATATAGCCAATATAGGCGGTAGTAGTGTTGTGAGTTTCTTAGGTAATGACCTTGGTCTCGATTACTTGGTAGCATTTTACTCCTTTGTCCTATCTGCAGTAACCCTGTACAGTTTCATTTCAAAAAGACTAAACTCTCCCTCTTCTTCTTACTGA
- a CDS encoding acyl-CoA dehydrogenase family protein gives MFELTKEQIEYKEKVKEYAQKVVREYAKSMDEKNEGGEKIVRDFGEMGLLGMKISPQYGGLGLGEVAFAIATEELGAESGGASHSLHTQLNALQLLVSIGGDSARKWIEDGVKGKEIYAVALTEPGAGSDLGALQTTAKQEGDELVITGEKIFTSGASFSSKMLVLARTSGNPGDRQGISMLLIDSKTPGVEIHKLDLMGIRGAGVSYVKFNNARVPKDSIIGKEGDAFRGAIKALMVSRNGYAGIAVGIARGALEDATNRAASRKQFGKSLLEQEWISFNLADALVKVEASRLLTMRAAYMLDKGIEALTEASMAKYMAAVTAAEVSRTALHIFGGHGLNRGSKVERLYRDSKIMEIAEGTNEMQLMAVSRALQPKK, from the coding sequence ATGTTCGAATTAACTAAGGAACAGATTGAATATAAAGAGAAGGTTAAAGAGTACGCCCAGAAGGTTGTGCGCGAGTACGCTAAGAGTATGGACGAGAAAAATGAAGGCGGAGAGAAAATCGTTAGAGATTTCGGTGAAATGGGACTGTTAGGTATGAAGATTTCCCCTCAATATGGGGGATTGGGATTGGGCGAAGTTGCCTTCGCCATAGCTACCGAGGAATTAGGTGCCGAGAGTGGAGGCGCATCCCATAGCTTACACACCCAACTTAATGCTTTACAATTGCTTGTATCCATAGGTGGAGACTCAGCCAGGAAATGGATCGAAGACGGAGTCAAGGGTAAGGAGATTTATGCTGTAGCTCTAACTGAGCCTGGAGCGGGATCAGATTTAGGTGCTCTCCAGACGACGGCCAAACAAGAGGGAGACGAGCTCGTAATAACAGGGGAGAAGATATTTACAAGCGGTGCATCTTTCTCTTCCAAGATGCTTGTTCTAGCGAGGACGAGCGGTAATCCCGGAGATAGACAAGGGATATCAATGCTACTGATAGATAGCAAGACACCTGGAGTGGAAATTCACAAACTAGATCTAATGGGAATTAGGGGGGCAGGGGTCTCCTACGTGAAATTCAACAACGCTAGAGTTCCCAAAGACTCCATAATAGGTAAGGAAGGTGATGCATTCAGGGGAGCAATCAAGGCCCTCATGGTGAGCCGGAACGGCTACGCCGGAATCGCAGTTGGTATTGCTAGGGGAGCATTAGAAGATGCTACTAATAGAGCTGCAAGTAGAAAGCAGTTCGGTAAATCACTACTCGAACAGGAGTGGATATCTTTCAATCTGGCAGACGCTCTGGTAAAGGTAGAGGCTTCGAGACTCCTTACCATGAGAGCTGCATATATGCTGGATAAAGGAATAGAGGCGCTGACTGAGGCTAGCATGGCTAAATACATGGCTGCTGTGACTGCAGCGGAGGTAAGTAGGACCGCTCTACACATATTTGGCGGTCACGGATTAAATAGAGGCTCTAAGGTTGAGAGACTCTACAGGGACTCCAAGATCATGGAGATTGCAGAGGGTACAAATGAAATGCAGTTAATGGCAGTATCTAGGGCATTACAACCTAAGAAATGA
- a CDS encoding DNA double-strand break repair nuclease NurA — MATKGGLSDLLNDVVTKYILFHLEGPPRVEEQDDKIDHVDLSEGLVRVIEKIPNLNEEILAIDGSSRSFVFSQGLVSVSSVSVISSSKGIIGMFPSFNPNMSLGLNEPFIAIATPFNGPERIEDFLLHPAISRTSIDGTNFHGDFSRLETELRFSLETECLEKVRQSPLVLIDGPLMPRFLYLNKKVADKLLEKRNSLLQKNFLGVVKRVNNSTVLLNSLRYEDSRKLSLKYGVNPYSFSNDEAFLIHLMNKNFKPPFKPIVVGPLLRNERGREIISNYVVIPFHPFLAKFSVLRTESLTNELNPEIILSMPISKDGIPVPLAFADKVAKEVSNAVFSLLIQELISRGVQSSFYSRLEGMGT, encoded by the coding sequence ATGGCAACCAAAGGTGGGCTAAGCGATCTGCTCAATGATGTTGTAACAAAGTACATCCTGTTTCACCTGGAGGGCCCACCTCGAGTTGAAGAACAAGATGATAAGATAGACCATGTGGATCTTTCGGAGGGCTTAGTAAGAGTTATAGAGAAGATTCCTAACTTAAACGAAGAGATCTTAGCTATTGATGGCAGTAGCAGGAGTTTCGTTTTCTCGCAAGGATTAGTTTCGGTGAGCTCTGTTAGCGTTATCTCAAGTTCAAAGGGGATTATAGGGATGTTCCCTTCATTTAATCCCAATATGAGCCTTGGGCTAAACGAGCCATTTATAGCTATTGCTACTCCTTTTAACGGACCTGAAAGGATAGAGGATTTTTTACTCCATCCAGCAATTTCGAGAACCTCGATTGATGGAACTAATTTCCATGGAGATTTTTCTAGGCTAGAGACAGAACTTAGATTTTCTCTCGAGACAGAATGCCTAGAAAAGGTGAGGCAAAGTCCCTTGGTGTTAATTGATGGTCCCCTTATGCCTCGTTTTCTATATTTGAACAAGAAGGTAGCTGATAAACTTCTTGAAAAGAGAAATAGCCTGTTACAGAAAAACTTTCTAGGAGTAGTAAAAAGGGTAAATAATTCTACGGTTCTCCTTAACTCTTTAAGATATGAGGATTCTAGAAAACTTTCCCTTAAATACGGGGTAAATCCGTATTCATTTTCAAATGATGAGGCATTCCTAATTCATTTAATGAATAAAAATTTCAAACCTCCGTTTAAGCCCATCGTAGTTGGTCCACTCCTAAGAAATGAACGTGGCAGAGAGATCATTTCAAACTACGTGGTTATACCTTTTCATCCCTTCTTGGCTAAGTTCTCTGTTTTAAGGACAGAAAGTTTAACTAATGAACTAAATCCCGAAATTATTCTCTCTATGCCCATCTCTAAAGACGGAATACCCGTGCCTTTGGCCTTCGCAGATAAGGTCGCAAAGGAGGTCTCTAATGCAGTTTTCAGTCTATTAATCCAGGAACTAATCAGTAGGGGGGTTCAGTCAAGCTTCTATAGTAGGTTGGAGGGCATGGGAACGTGA
- a CDS encoding FAD-dependent oxidoreductase, with protein sequence MQETLVVLGGGAAGMSAASRARRLRPDLRVVVIEATKMVSHAPCGIPYFVEGLFDDENLFMTYTPSFFERERKIEMIMNTSAKEVNLDSRTVRLDSGKILEYDWLVISLGAIPKTPQNVNTDRVFYVHHPAHALELRKQLWSLNKIAIIGGGILGVEMAEALSSVGKKTILIHRGKYVLNKMFDEDLGNVATELIKKNVELHLNEETEEIGNGYVKTDKGKYQVDGVVLALGVLPNVAMFKGKLEIGETGALKTNSTMETSMKGVYAAGDIAETTHVVSGKPVWMPFAPVANKMGFVAGSNIGGKATIFPGTVGNMITKYGDMYMGKVGLSEIEAKQAGYNPVSATIKAKTRARYYPGAKDIYVKLIADEKSKKILGGQIIGGEEVLGRLDVISLALMKGTNIEEMFFAEMGYLPAISQVWDPITVAARQLLKA encoded by the coding sequence ATGCAGGAGACTCTTGTAGTTCTAGGAGGCGGTGCTGCGGGGATGAGCGCGGCATCGAGAGCCAGAAGACTGAGACCTGATTTGAGGGTGGTAGTGATAGAGGCCACCAAGATGGTTAGTCATGCACCGTGTGGGATACCCTATTTTGTAGAGGGATTATTCGATGACGAGAATCTATTCATGACGTATACACCGAGTTTCTTTGAAAGAGAACGCAAGATCGAAATGATCATGAACACGTCTGCGAAGGAAGTGAACCTAGATTCGAGAACGGTAAGGCTAGATTCGGGTAAGATCTTAGAATATGATTGGCTTGTTATCTCTTTGGGAGCTATACCTAAGACTCCTCAAAACGTGAATACAGATAGGGTATTTTACGTTCATCACCCAGCCCATGCACTGGAATTAAGAAAACAGTTATGGTCTCTAAATAAAATAGCAATTATAGGTGGAGGAATTCTAGGGGTAGAAATGGCTGAGGCCTTAAGTTCAGTAGGTAAGAAAACAATTCTTATCCATAGGGGCAAATACGTTCTTAACAAGATGTTTGACGAGGATCTAGGGAATGTCGCAACTGAACTGATTAAGAAAAACGTTGAATTACACTTGAACGAGGAGACGGAAGAGATTGGAAATGGATACGTGAAAACTGATAAGGGGAAATATCAAGTCGATGGTGTAGTACTCGCTTTAGGTGTTTTACCTAACGTGGCCATGTTTAAGGGAAAACTTGAGATTGGGGAGACTGGGGCACTGAAAACGAATTCTACGATGGAAACTTCCATGAAGGGAGTATATGCGGCCGGTGACATAGCTGAAACAACACACGTGGTATCTGGGAAACCCGTTTGGATGCCTTTCGCTCCCGTGGCTAACAAGATGGGATTCGTAGCTGGAAGTAATATAGGCGGTAAGGCTACTATTTTCCCCGGGACAGTGGGAAACATGATTACTAAATATGGAGACATGTATATGGGTAAGGTTGGCCTAAGCGAGATCGAAGCCAAGCAAGCTGGATATAACCCAGTTTCAGCGACAATTAAAGCCAAGACCAGAGCCAGATATTATCCAGGCGCTAAGGACATATATGTTAAGTTAATTGCTGATGAGAAATCTAAGAAAATACTTGGGGGACAAATAATAGGAGGTGAAGAGGTGTTGGGTAGATTAGATGTGATATCCTTAGCTCTCATGAAGGGGACTAATATTGAGGAGATGTTCTTTGCCGAAATGGGGTACCTACCAGCAATATCTCAGGTTTGGGATCCCATTACCGTAGCAGCTAGACAACTCCTGAAGGCCTAA
- a CDS encoding ATP-binding protein — protein sequence MIDELYNGVKERTSRARALAVSLGKMIGRISKYIPNRIDQDSLYVNAVVDAETYYTHEYLGRMGILLGAVDIRTLQFILLQVVGYERSDITSALFNSTDLTPKLVEDDDPGTLIGNVILKCEMLTKLDPLSKEEPTPADMIPEPQSPVIIPYPEIIEKALGINRGKLKLGFLDVSNSEPKVGIPPEELNFHGLVIGTTGAGKTSFIKDLIASLYSFDDEQVLIFDATGDYYHSFLPPDFTSEQVRRGIEDFNKLSGPIRGITLDILFPVTLRWLRKYTEERTEEEITNTYYRLYVKPLVNHIERKGIKIETEIQGRTINLISENWSSKANIHPFFLSFKENKRIIYKLNPYFSEQASHFLRIITSSLKNIESLDEFIENINEENFEKLQVHKSTRENILRGLYLLRETGLFDVRSPRTSLTDLFSNSRTLVIDLYNQELDDFAQKILTYYFLDRIFQIRENKMRAGEINNRLVLIIDEAHRFFPSNKGGEDDSNYVRSVAGKISVMMRLGRRRRIGFLFSTHNPSDLSDIIVQLANTKFVFRTSLDISESLGIPRAEAKILSWERNGIAYMISPWLKQGRLKIRTPVPPPLGHYDLSRT from the coding sequence GTGATCGATGAACTGTATAACGGTGTAAAGGAGAGAACAAGTAGAGCAAGAGCCCTAGCGGTTAGTTTAGGTAAAATGATAGGTAGAATTTCAAAATACATTCCCAATAGGATTGACCAAGACAGCCTTTATGTTAACGCTGTCGTCGATGCCGAGACCTACTATACCCATGAGTATCTAGGTAGAATGGGAATTCTTCTTGGTGCAGTGGATATTAGGACACTTCAATTTATATTACTTCAAGTTGTAGGCTATGAGAGAAGCGACATTACTTCCGCGCTTTTCAATTCAACTGACTTAACGCCTAAGCTCGTGGAAGACGATGATCCAGGAACACTCATAGGAAATGTAATCCTAAAGTGTGAAATGCTCACTAAACTGGATCCCTTAAGCAAGGAGGAACCGACGCCTGCAGACATGATTCCTGAGCCTCAATCACCTGTAATTATTCCATATCCAGAAATAATAGAAAAAGCCCTAGGTATAAATCGTGGGAAACTCAAATTGGGTTTCTTGGACGTGTCCAATTCCGAACCAAAAGTAGGTATTCCGCCCGAAGAGCTCAACTTCCACGGCTTGGTTATTGGAACTACAGGAGCGGGTAAGACGTCTTTTATCAAGGACCTTATTGCTTCTCTATACTCTTTTGATGACGAGCAAGTTCTTATATTTGATGCGACAGGTGATTATTACCACTCGTTCTTACCTCCAGACTTCACTTCAGAACAAGTTAGGAGAGGAATTGAAGACTTCAATAAACTTAGTGGCCCCATAAGAGGGATAACTCTTGATATTCTTTTTCCAGTGACTCTCAGATGGCTAAGGAAATATACTGAGGAAAGAACAGAGGAAGAGATCACTAATACTTACTATAGGCTATATGTCAAACCGTTAGTCAATCACATTGAAAGGAAAGGCATTAAGATAGAAACAGAGATTCAAGGCAGGACAATTAACCTAATATCTGAAAATTGGAGTTCAAAAGCGAATATTCATCCCTTTTTTCTTTCTTTCAAGGAGAACAAAAGAATAATATACAAGTTGAATCCTTATTTCAGTGAACAGGCTTCTCATTTTCTCAGAATAATAACATCCTCCTTGAAAAACATTGAGAGCCTTGATGAATTTATTGAGAACATTAATGAAGAGAATTTTGAGAAACTTCAGGTCCATAAAAGTACGAGGGAGAACATATTACGTGGTCTCTATCTTCTTAGGGAGACCGGATTGTTCGATGTTCGCTCTCCAAGAACTTCGCTGACCGATTTATTTTCTAACTCCAGAACGTTAGTAATTGACCTCTATAACCAGGAGCTTGATGATTTTGCTCAAAAAATTCTAACTTACTATTTCTTAGATAGAATTTTTCAGATTAGAGAAAATAAAATGAGAGCTGGTGAAATTAATAATAGGTTAGTTCTAATAATTGATGAGGCTCATAGGTTTTTCCCATCCAATAAAGGAGGAGAAGATGATAGTAATTACGTTAGAAGCGTAGCTGGGAAGATTTCGGTTATGATGAGACTAGGGAGGAGAAGAAGGATAGGATTCCTTTTCTCCACTCACAACCCGTCAGATTTAAGTGACATTATAGTTCAGCTGGCAAATACTAAATTTGTATTCCGAACATCGTTGGATATCTCTGAGAGCCTTGGGATCCCTAGAGCTGAGGCGAAAATATTAAGTTGGGAGAGAAATGGTATCGCATATATGATTTCGCCATGGCTGAAACAAGGAAGGTTGAAAATAAGAACTCCAGTTCCGCCGCCTTTAGGTCATTACGATCTATCCAGGACGTAG